In Dyadobacter subterraneus, a single genomic region encodes these proteins:
- a CDS encoding alpha-L-rhamnosidase: MSIPVFADGLTAVNLRTEYKVNPVTDATAPRLSWELTSDKRNQMQSSYQILVASAPSLLNEDKIDLWNSGQVKSRATAQVQYSGKTLVSRQLCYWKIRSWNQDGIAGPWSGVSTFEIGLLSKDQWSAQWIGLDLDNLGKGKTYHLPPAPYLRKEIKIKTGVKKARLYVTALGLYEFSINGKKTGTDFLTPGWTDYHKRVYYQTYDVTADLETGVNVLGSQLSYGWYAGYLGYSLLVGNPVVRAFYGKVPLLKAQLEVSYNDGSTQTFATGADWKASKGALTESDLLNGETYDARLELSGWQKPGFNDSSWQKPEVYQDKEDRKIQTYPGPPVKITGELTVKSQTKRADGSWIFDLGQNLAGIVRIKVKGAAGDTIRIRYGEKLYPDGHLMTENLRMARATDYYILKGDPKGESWEPKFTFHGFQYVEIKGFKEKPDAGTLLGLVIGSDTPKTGSFETDNKMVNQLYSNIDWTQRSNYIDIPTDCPQRDERIGWTGDAQVYVKSATFNRDVASFFTKWNVDLADGQFENGAYPLYAPAPNLRKTDTFSPGWMEAGIICPYQIYQTYGDTRIIEQGWPNMVRFMDFLEKRSGGNHVFKETAFKDLDPKGGFGDWLSFGQKTPPDMLASFYYAYCADLMTEMAGAIGNQSEQKRFSDTSDKIRKAVLAHYTDTTGRFICDAKVYGKGEGYVDGNLGFSGNTQTAYANAIYMNIVSKNNINKAGNFLAELIKENGGKLATGFLGAKPLLPALSASGNSALAYDLFLSKEFPSWGFEVENGSTTIWERWDSFTNEDGFKYNAAMNSFNHYAFGAVCEWMFSNAAGIQQTHPGFDHFDIKPEIDPKSGAGRIDNLKATFHTMHGEIISAWKKDGVHLTMQVTVPVNTTADIYVPADLTDQLTVDGKKVASSKDVVVKKGEKGFIILEVGSGNYVIKRQ, encoded by the coding sequence ATGTCAATTCCAGTGTTTGCGGATGGTTTAACCGCAGTAAATCTGCGCACTGAGTATAAAGTTAATCCTGTCACCGATGCCACAGCGCCGCGTCTGAGCTGGGAGCTTACCTCGGACAAAAGAAACCAAATGCAGTCTTCCTATCAGATTCTGGTAGCAAGCGCTCCTTCACTGCTCAATGAGGATAAAATTGACCTTTGGAATTCAGGCCAGGTTAAAAGCCGGGCTACTGCGCAGGTGCAGTACAGCGGAAAAACGCTTGTTTCCAGACAGCTCTGCTACTGGAAAATCAGAAGCTGGAATCAGGATGGCATCGCCGGACCTTGGAGCGGGGTGAGCACGTTTGAAATCGGTCTTCTTTCAAAAGATCAGTGGAGTGCGCAATGGATCGGTCTTGATCTTGACAATCTGGGCAAGGGAAAAACCTACCATCTTCCGCCTGCTCCCTATCTTAGAAAGGAAATAAAAATTAAAACAGGCGTAAAAAAAGCCAGGCTTTATGTGACGGCTCTGGGACTTTACGAATTTTCTATCAATGGTAAAAAGACTGGAACTGATTTTCTTACCCCGGGCTGGACCGATTATCACAAACGCGTTTATTACCAGACTTATGATGTGACTGCCGATCTGGAAACCGGCGTAAACGTGCTGGGCTCTCAGCTTTCATACGGCTGGTATGCAGGCTACCTGGGTTATTCGCTTCTGGTGGGAAACCCTGTTGTAAGGGCTTTTTACGGAAAAGTGCCGCTTTTGAAAGCGCAATTAGAAGTATCATACAACGACGGCAGCACCCAGACTTTTGCTACTGGAGCAGACTGGAAAGCCAGTAAAGGAGCGCTTACCGAATCGGATCTTTTAAACGGGGAGACGTATGATGCAAGGCTTGAACTTTCCGGCTGGCAAAAACCTGGTTTCAATGATAGCAGTTGGCAAAAGCCGGAAGTCTATCAGGATAAAGAAGACCGCAAGATACAGACATACCCAGGTCCGCCTGTCAAAATAACCGGTGAGCTGACTGTGAAAAGCCAGACGAAAAGAGCGGACGGCAGCTGGATTTTTGATCTGGGCCAAAACTTAGCAGGTATCGTAAGAATCAAAGTGAAAGGCGCTGCCGGCGATACGATCAGGATCCGGTATGGCGAAAAACTTTATCCCGACGGGCATCTGATGACAGAGAATCTTCGCATGGCAAGAGCCACGGATTATTATATTTTGAAAGGCGATCCAAAAGGAGAGAGCTGGGAGCCAAAATTCACATTTCATGGCTTTCAGTATGTGGAGATAAAAGGGTTTAAAGAAAAGCCAGATGCGGGCACATTGCTTGGTCTTGTCATCGGTTCAGACACGCCCAAAACTGGCTCTTTTGAAACCGACAATAAAATGGTCAACCAGCTTTATAGTAACATTGACTGGACGCAGCGCTCCAATTACATTGATATTCCGACCGATTGCCCGCAAAGAGATGAGCGTATTGGCTGGACCGGCGATGCACAGGTTTATGTCAAATCCGCCACTTTCAACCGCGATGTGGCTTCCTTTTTTACCAAATGGAATGTGGATCTGGCTGACGGACAGTTTGAAAACGGTGCTTACCCGCTTTACGCGCCGGCACCAAATCTTCGCAAAACCGATACTTTCTCACCAGGCTGGATGGAAGCCGGCATCATTTGTCCCTACCAGATTTACCAGACTTATGGCGATACCCGCATCATCGAACAAGGCTGGCCCAACATGGTGCGTTTCATGGATTTTCTTGAAAAAAGAAGCGGCGGCAATCATGTTTTCAAAGAAACGGCTTTCAAAGATCTTGATCCCAAAGGCGGTTTTGGCGACTGGCTTTCTTTCGGCCAGAAAACGCCTCCAGATATGCTGGCCAGTTTCTACTACGCCTACTGCGCAGACCTGATGACAGAGATGGCGGGAGCCATCGGAAATCAAAGTGAACAGAAACGGTTCTCCGATACCTCTGATAAAATCAGAAAAGCGGTACTAGCGCATTACACAGATACCACCGGCCGTTTTATCTGTGATGCCAAGGTGTATGGTAAAGGCGAGGGTTATGTGGATGGAAATCTTGGTTTCTCCGGAAATACCCAGACTGCCTACGCCAATGCGATTTATATGAACATAGTTTCTAAAAACAACATTAATAAAGCAGGCAATTTTCTGGCAGAACTTATCAAGGAAAACGGAGGAAAACTTGCTACCGGATTTCTTGGCGCCAAACCGCTTCTTCCGGCACTTTCAGCCAGCGGGAATTCTGCACTTGCTTATGATCTGTTTTTAAGCAAAGAATTTCCTTCCTGGGGTTTTGAAGTTGAAAATGGCTCAACCACGATCTGGGAGCGGTGGGATAGTTTCACCAATGAAGATGGCTTCAAATACAATGCGGCGATGAATTCCTTCAACCATTACGCCTTCGGAGCAGTTTGTGAATGGATGTTTTCAAACGCCGCCGGCATTCAGCAGACTCACCCAGGATTTGATCATTTTGATATTAAACCAGAAATAGACCCAAAATCCGGAGCCGGAAGAATTGACAATTTGAAGGCAACCTTTCACACCATGCACGGCGAGATAATCTCAGCCTGGAAAAAAGATGGTGTTCATTTGACAATGCAGGTAACAGTGCCAGTAAATACGACTGCTGACATTTACGTGCCAGCAGATTTGACTGATCAGTTGACAGTAGATGGAAAAAAGGTGGCGTCGAGTAAGGATGTTGTAGTGAAGAAAGGAGAGAAAGGTTTCATAATTCTTGAGGTAGGATCGGGAAATTATGTGATAAAAAGGCAATAG
- a CDS encoding T9SS type A sorting domain-containing protein yields MKNSLLVRGLGCALMLLLLTLNLKAQVPDDYRTKMNSVFANLNKTYITTGYLSEYAFPFIPLENFNGTLNANNVTNTQIWQMAYATWYTSYIASSSTPGTNPSVVNTSTYTALNSSTNIPILLLYGKYNSLKTNAVSSNLLSVSNSQFYDVAGRSQTPYDERTLFVAAPGKTFSSTNVVSFIFNSSLSFGNGGSISSIAIDFGEGAGYQTASWGTALSHTFNSVGNKRIKVRVTPAVGSTVENHFDFQIYSNDVCNICRFGTSFYTSHTFAATTSHSGGIGYIRYSQNNTSSPKRLKKPLIVVEGFDVHSIAPNLAENYSYRDFILNLNDLGGATGTFDFNGSLDDSNYDLIFLDYNNGTDDIIRNAALLQDLIIWVNGQKVTGDSDNVVMGLSMGGLVGRYALAKMVRNSIATQTRLFIAHDSPQRGANVPLGVQVAPRHLGALGFLGLFTARDVIPELDQTLKLFDATATGQLLINKVTNSTGSISANSFLNNDYWNMVNLPSAPPYRLVATSDGSQCGVALFSPSTQLANFTASGFLTPLPWINNNRLTTTLTINSSANQSTSTVFNVSLSSVFNLLSVISINVPIASHSVTGASIPFYDGAPGGTYPVSDYLGSEFKPSASFKVLWFLQAGYSSTLRDEFCFVPTASALDVTNFTASNLTASNIDAVSPGNPSRLGKFIAQESFTKPSTSATAYNEKHIRFTARNGQWLYNEMENPSINTLHCSTECSFSGISITGPSLICTTGTYSLSPALNFVTPTWSSSNTGLLTINSVSGLATKVGNAQYATVSSLINGCNVGLSKTVYVGTPTAPSLLYVPNASPDNQLCRNTDTAITLTNSNQTSQSVTQYDWSAGSWASYLITYPGTPIPTTYALFNVPSSGPTSQSISVTAQNACGVSSPITKIFVTVACGGPISRMAYPNPASDILTLGFEESNHKLPEQILLYNEESQKVVYSITYEELAIALSKAMTIDIPVKNYPRGTYYLHIVKSEGDVDKTRVILE; encoded by the coding sequence ATGAAAAATTCTCTACTCGTTCGCGGGCTAGGCTGTGCCCTTATGCTGTTACTATTGACCTTAAATCTTAAAGCGCAGGTTCCAGATGATTATAGAACCAAAATGAATAGTGTTTTTGCTAATTTAAATAAGACGTATATCACTACAGGTTATCTTTCTGAATATGCATTCCCGTTTATACCGCTCGAAAATTTTAATGGCACTCTTAATGCGAATAATGTAACAAACACACAAATTTGGCAAATGGCTTATGCGACATGGTATACCTCATACATTGCTTCTTCAAGTACTCCCGGAACAAATCCTTCCGTTGTAAATACTTCAACCTACACGGCATTAAACAGCTCAACAAACATTCCAATATTGCTGCTGTATGGGAAATACAATTCATTAAAGACCAATGCCGTGAGCAGTAATTTGCTGAGTGTCTCAAATAGCCAATTTTATGATGTCGCCGGCCGGTCTCAGACACCATATGATGAGAGAACCTTATTTGTAGCGGCCCCTGGCAAAACATTTTCATCGACTAACGTTGTGTCGTTCATATTTAACTCATCGTTGTCCTTCGGCAATGGTGGAAGTATCAGCAGTATCGCAATCGATTTTGGAGAAGGTGCAGGTTATCAAACTGCTAGCTGGGGGACCGCTTTAAGTCATACTTTTAATTCTGTAGGGAATAAACGTATAAAAGTCAGAGTTACACCTGCAGTAGGAAGTACTGTTGAAAACCATTTTGATTTTCAGATTTATTCAAATGATGTTTGTAACATCTGCCGCTTTGGGACAAGCTTTTATACTTCACATACTTTTGCTGCCACTACAAGTCATTCAGGCGGAATCGGCTATATAAGGTATAGTCAAAATAATACATCAAGCCCTAAAAGGCTTAAAAAGCCCCTTATTGTAGTTGAGGGCTTTGACGTACATTCAATTGCACCAAATCTCGCGGAAAATTACTCCTATCGGGATTTTATTCTAAATCTGAATGATTTAGGAGGGGCAACCGGTACTTTTGATTTCAATGGATCTCTGGATGATTCAAATTATGATTTGATATTTTTAGACTATAATAATGGCACTGATGATATTATTAGAAATGCTGCCTTGTTACAAGATTTGATAATCTGGGTAAATGGTCAGAAAGTAACCGGAGATTCAGATAATGTAGTGATGGGCCTAAGTATGGGAGGTTTGGTCGGTAGATATGCACTGGCAAAAATGGTGAGAAATAGTATCGCAACGCAGACTCGTCTATTCATTGCTCACGACAGCCCACAACGAGGAGCAAACGTTCCATTGGGGGTTCAGGTTGCTCCCCGCCACCTAGGAGCTTTGGGATTTCTTGGTCTATTCACTGCAAGAGATGTTATTCCGGAGTTAGATCAAACACTGAAATTGTTTGACGCAACTGCAACAGGACAGTTGCTGATTAACAAAGTTACAAATAGTACTGGCAGTATTTCAGCGAATTCATTCTTAAATAATGATTACTGGAACATGGTGAATTTACCCTCTGCACCACCATACAGGCTGGTTGCTACAAGTGATGGTTCCCAATGCGGAGTTGCACTTTTTTCTCCCTCAACTCAACTGGCTAATTTTACAGCATCCGGGTTCCTTACACCGCTTCCATGGATCAATAACAATCGTTTGACAACAACACTAACGATCAATTCGTCAGCAAATCAATCTACTAGTACAGTTTTTAATGTCAGTCTTTCCTCTGTTTTTAATTTACTTTCAGTAATTAGTATTAATGTTCCTATTGCAAGTCATTCCGTAACGGGCGCTTCAATTCCTTTTTATGACGGAGCGCCTGGCGGGACATATCCTGTTAGCGATTATCTGGGAAGTGAATTTAAACCCAGTGCTTCATTCAAAGTCTTATGGTTTTTGCAAGCCGGATACAGTTCCACATTAAGGGACGAATTCTGTTTTGTTCCGACCGCGAGTGCCTTGGATGTAACAAACTTTACAGCGAGCAATCTCACCGCCTCTAATATTGACGCTGTGAGTCCTGGCAATCCTTCTCGCCTCGGAAAATTTATAGCTCAGGAATCGTTCACTAAACCGAGCACCAGCGCAACTGCGTATAATGAAAAGCACATTCGGTTTACGGCACGCAACGGTCAATGGTTGTACAATGAAATGGAAAATCCGAGCATTAACACGCTTCATTGTTCAACTGAATGTTCATTTTCAGGAATCTCAATTACTGGTCCAAGTCTGATCTGTACGACAGGAACTTATAGTTTAAGTCCGGCTTTAAATTTTGTTACCCCGACTTGGTCTTCGTCAAATACGGGGCTATTAACGATCAATTCTGTTTCAGGTCTGGCAACGAAAGTTGGCAATGCGCAATATGCCACCGTATCTTCATTAATCAATGGATGTAATGTTGGTCTTAGTAAAACGGTATATGTGGGGACACCAACCGCACCGTCTTTATTATATGTTCCGAATGCTTCTCCAGACAATCAACTTTGTAGAAATACCGATACTGCTATAACCCTCACTAATTCAAACCAAACGTCCCAAAGTGTTACGCAATATGATTGGAGTGCGGGAAGCTGGGCATCCTATCTGATAACATATCCGGGAACTCCTATACCAACTACTTATGCTCTATTTAATGTGCCAAGTTCTGGACCAACCTCACAATCTATTTCAGTAACCGCCCAAAATGCTTGTGGAGTGAGTTCACCTATAACAAAGATTTTTGTAACGGTTGCTTGCGGCGGACCTATTTCGCGAATGGCATATCCTAACCCGGCGTCAGATATTTTGACACTTGGATTTGAAGAATCAAACCACAAACTTCCAGAACAGATTTTACTTTATAATGAGGAAAGTCAGAAAGTGGTATACTCTATTACATACGAAGAATTAGCTATTGCTCTTTCCAAAGCCATGACAATAGACATTCCGGTGAAAAATTATCCTCGTGGAACCTATTATCTCCATATTGTCAAAAGCGAAGGAGATGTGGATAAGACAAGAGTTATTCTAGAATAA
- a CDS encoding alpha-L-rhamnosidase C-terminal domain-containing protein: MAQNLPPIFGSNVISEKDARVKQYLTATRIVWKTSGAGISGEQNLLRPGTGQADLMHQNICTLTSKDGEKPGLVLDFGKEIQGGIQLVTDQPSNQHPIKIRLRFGESVSETMSSIDTVSGATNDHAMRDFIIEVPWLGVMNVGNTGFRFVRIDLVDDNRELQLKEARAIFEYRDLDYIGSFKSSDERLNTIWNTGAYTVHLNMQQFLWDGIKRDRLVWVGDMHPEIMTINSVFGKNEVVAKSLDQARDITPLPGWMNGISAYSMWWVLIHRDLYKYQGDKEYLRKQQKYLVALLDLLISKTKDNKENLDGTRFLDWPSSENPKAIHAGLHAMMIMTLDAGAELCTILDEPAQAQKCRAASTNLKLYVPDANGSKQAAALLALSGLVPAQKANTEVLAVDGCARMSTFYGYYMLQARAKAGDYQGAIDCIRNYWGGMLDMGATTFWEDFDLDWTKNAAPITEIVPEGKDDIHGDFGAYCYKNLRHSLCHGWASGPTAWLSEHVLGASVLEPGCKSIRIQPNLGDLKWVEGTFPTPMGAVKIRHEKLANGKIKSTIDAPKGVKVVQNNG, from the coding sequence TTGGCCCAGAACTTACCCCCGATATTTGGAAGTAATGTGATCTCTGAGAAAGACGCCCGGGTAAAACAATATCTGACAGCAACAAGAATTGTCTGGAAAACAAGCGGCGCAGGCATTTCAGGTGAGCAGAATCTTTTAAGACCCGGCACCGGGCAGGCGGATCTGATGCATCAGAATATCTGTACGCTGACAAGCAAGGATGGTGAAAAACCCGGACTGGTTCTGGACTTTGGAAAGGAAATACAAGGAGGGATTCAGTTGGTAACAGATCAACCCAGCAATCAGCATCCGATCAAAATAAGACTTCGTTTTGGAGAATCGGTCAGTGAAACCATGTCGAGCATCGATACAGTCAGCGGTGCGACCAATGACCATGCTATGCGCGATTTTATCATTGAAGTGCCCTGGCTGGGTGTGATGAACGTTGGTAATACCGGCTTTCGTTTTGTTCGTATTGATCTCGTGGATGATAACCGCGAGCTGCAATTAAAAGAGGCACGTGCTATTTTCGAGTACCGTGATCTTGATTATATAGGCTCGTTTAAAAGCAGTGACGAGAGACTTAACACCATCTGGAATACAGGTGCTTACACCGTGCATCTTAACATGCAGCAATTTTTATGGGATGGTATTAAAAGAGACAGACTTGTCTGGGTAGGGGATATGCACCCTGAAATCATGACGATCAACAGCGTATTTGGTAAAAACGAGGTCGTGGCAAAAAGCCTGGACCAGGCGCGCGATATTACTCCGCTTCCGGGCTGGATGAATGGGATCAGCGCCTATTCGATGTGGTGGGTCCTCATTCACCGAGACCTATATAAATATCAGGGAGATAAAGAATATCTAAGAAAGCAGCAGAAATATCTGGTAGCGCTTCTGGATCTTTTAATAAGTAAAACAAAAGATAACAAAGAGAATCTGGACGGAACCCGCTTTCTGGACTGGCCTTCGAGTGAAAACCCAAAAGCAATCCATGCCGGGCTTCATGCCATGATGATTATGACCCTGGATGCAGGTGCTGAGCTTTGCACGATTCTGGATGAACCTGCCCAGGCCCAGAAATGCAGAGCCGCATCAACCAATCTGAAACTATATGTTCCCGATGCAAACGGATCCAAACAGGCTGCTGCGCTGCTTGCGCTTTCTGGCCTTGTACCTGCTCAGAAAGCAAATACAGAAGTACTGGCTGTGGATGGCTGCGCGAGAATGTCGACTTTTTATGGCTATTACATGCTCCAGGCAAGAGCCAAGGCGGGTGATTATCAGGGCGCGATTGACTGTATTAGAAACTACTGGGGTGGAATGCTTGATATGGGTGCAACAACGTTTTGGGAAGATTTTGATCTGGACTGGACCAAAAACGCAGCTCCCATCACAGAAATTGTGCCCGAAGGAAAAGATGATATCCATGGTGATTTTGGCGCATATTGTTACAAAAACCTTCGCCATAGTCTTTGTCACGGCTGGGCTTCGGGTCCGACGGCCTGGCTGAGCGAACATGTGCTTGGAGCAAGCGTGCTGGAACCAGGTTGCAAAAGCATCCGAATCCAGCCTAATCTGGGCGATCTTAAATGGGTGGAAGGAACATTTCCAACCCCGATGGGAGCTGTTAAGATCCGGCATGAAAAGCTGGCGAACGGCAAAATAAAATCAACCATCGACGCGCCCAAGGGCGTAAAAGTCGTGCAGAATAACGGTTGA
- a CDS encoding sensor histidine kinase, translating into MFSNEIELFLTLSVATIILVLFVAFLIAFAQIFRQRQLRFQQEKIAIENNLKAQYDQEILKTHIEIQNLTLQEIAQNLHDNIGQLLSVAKLNLNILEDLELSEESRQYIKQTNEIIGLSIKDVRNLTRSFDGDFVKDFGLEESLSHELKRLRDTNAYSTELSVSGARYSLGFEREIVLFRVAQEILNNALKHASANRIIAQLIYKENEFVMRIGDNGIGFDIDLTPKTTVLSSGAGLRNISRRTKLIGGKLDLETGIGRGTTIEISVIIKNHS; encoded by the coding sequence ATGTTTAGTAACGAAATCGAACTCTTTCTGACATTATCTGTTGCCACGATTATTTTGGTTCTTTTTGTCGCTTTTTTAATTGCATTCGCGCAGATTTTCAGACAGCGCCAATTGCGGTTTCAACAAGAAAAGATAGCAATTGAAAATAATCTTAAGGCTCAGTATGATCAGGAAATATTAAAAACACACATCGAAATTCAGAATTTGACGTTACAAGAAATTGCTCAGAATCTGCATGATAATATCGGGCAGTTACTTTCGGTAGCAAAACTCAACCTTAACATATTGGAGGATCTTGAGCTTTCCGAGGAAAGCAGGCAATATATTAAACAGACCAATGAGATTATAGGTTTGTCGATTAAAGACGTCAGAAATCTTACGCGAAGCTTTGATGGTGATTTTGTAAAAGATTTCGGTCTTGAAGAAAGCTTGTCTCATGAATTGAAACGACTTCGCGATACAAATGCTTATAGTACCGAATTAAGCGTCTCAGGAGCTCGATATAGTTTAGGATTTGAAAGAGAAATTGTATTATTTAGAGTTGCTCAGGAAATTCTAAATAATGCCTTAAAGCACGCATCAGCAAACAGAATAATTGCCCAATTAATTTACAAGGAAAATGAATTCGTAATGAGAATTGGGGATAACGGAATTGGTTTCGACATTGACTTAACACCTAAGACAACGGTTTTAAGTTCGGGGGCCGGACTTCGAAACATTAGCCGCAGAACAAAATTAATTGGTGGAAAACTTGATTTAGAAACTGGAATAGGACGAGGAACAACCATAGAAATCTCAGTGATAATTAAAAATCACTCTTAA
- a CDS encoding T9SS type A sorting domain-containing protein, translating into MNWSAVTKIHFSQFEIERSGDEQTWVNLGSILASNQHSTNAQYSFLDKNPLNGDNFYRLKMIDLDGNYSYSDTRQVSFDFLIYTIYPNPASDKFYLSGGLLENAKSVVIKNQSGITLFESSGVLEDGISTNKFSDGLYIIRVRMADDSVRTLKMVVSK; encoded by the coding sequence TTGAACTGGTCTGCAGTTACAAAGATTCATTTCAGCCAGTTTGAAATTGAACGCAGCGGTGATGAACAAACATGGGTTAACCTTGGGTCTATTTTGGCAAGCAATCAGCATTCGACTAATGCACAGTACAGTTTTTTAGATAAAAATCCTCTAAACGGAGATAACTTTTACCGGCTGAAAATGATCGATCTTGACGGAAACTATTCCTACTCTGATACCCGTCAGGTGAGTTTCGATTTTTTAATTTACACTATTTACCCGAACCCGGCATCTGATAAGTTCTATTTATCCGGCGGCCTTTTAGAAAATGCCAAATCTGTTGTGATAAAAAATCAATCTGGAATCACTTTGTTTGAATCGAGCGGAGTATTGGAAGATGGCATTTCAACAAACAAATTCTCTGACGGCTTGTATATTATCCGGGTGAGAATGGCTGATGATAGTGTGAGGACGTTAAAAATGGTTGTGAGTAAGTAA
- a CDS encoding TetR/AcrR family transcriptional regulator, whose protein sequence is MSIAQRKEQEKIEMHKKILDSARKIFLEKGYEQTSIRNIASAISYSPGSIYFYFKDKSEIFHELHREGFRLFLSQMKALDVIEDPYERYKALGLVFIRFAQNHSDYYNLMFLVSETGKAEGEGFQIAQEAIEHLSGVIQQCQDQGKFQGLHNKHFTFMTLSLVHGICSLYCKDRMSGFFEKSSEELMLHGYETFIALIESK, encoded by the coding sequence ATGTCAATAGCGCAGAGAAAAGAGCAGGAAAAGATAGAAATGCACAAAAAGATTTTGGACAGTGCCCGTAAGATATTCCTTGAAAAGGGTTACGAACAGACCAGTATTCGCAATATTGCGAGCGCTATCAGTTACAGTCCGGGTTCAATCTATTTTTATTTTAAGGATAAGAGCGAGATTTTTCACGAGCTGCATAGAGAAGGGTTCCGGTTGTTTTTAAGCCAGATGAAAGCTTTGGATGTCATCGAAGATCCCTATGAACGCTATAAAGCACTTGGGTTGGTTTTTATCCGTTTTGCACAAAACCACTCCGATTATTATAATCTGATGTTCTTGGTCAGTGAAACCGGTAAAGCTGAAGGGGAAGGTTTTCAGATCGCACAGGAAGCCATAGAGCATTTATCAGGTGTTATACAGCAGTGCCAGGACCAGGGGAAATTCCAGGGATTGCATAACAAGCACTTCACCTTTATGACACTTTCGCTGGTACATGGTATTTGTTCACTGTACTGCAAAGACCGGATGTCGGGTTTTTTTGAAAAATCAAGTGAGGAGCTGATGCTGCATGGATACGAAACTTTTATCGCATTGATCGAGTCGAAATAG
- a CDS encoding response regulator transcription factor, translating into MKPTIAIVDDHELMAKALSGLVQKFGNYEVLYDVSSGEELTRRLHLQLVPDIVLLDINMPGMNGYEVALWLKNNFPNIKIIALSMNDREESIVKMLRSGACGYLLKGCKPHELKQALDTVVQKGFYYTEFVTSQLIKNLNNVTLQNPIERLGINEKEKLFIQLSCSDLTYVEIADKMCLSPRTIDGYRESIFQKMEVKSRVGMIIKAIQFKIVDI; encoded by the coding sequence ATGAAACCGACAATTGCAATAGTTGACGATCACGAGCTTATGGCCAAAGCCCTATCAGGCCTTGTCCAAAAATTCGGAAATTATGAGGTTTTGTATGATGTGTCCAGCGGAGAAGAATTAACTAGACGACTTCACCTGCAGCTTGTACCCGACATTGTCCTTTTGGATATAAACATGCCCGGAATGAATGGATATGAAGTGGCATTATGGTTGAAAAACAATTTTCCAAATATAAAAATCATTGCTCTTTCTATGAATGATAGAGAAGAATCTATAGTGAAAATGCTTCGGAGTGGCGCTTGCGGCTATCTTCTAAAAGGTTGCAAACCGCACGAACTCAAACAAGCTTTGGATACCGTTGTACAAAAAGGATTTTACTACACTGAATTTGTCACGAGCCAATTGATAAAAAATTTAAATAATGTTACCCTTCAAAATCCAATTGAGCGTTTAGGAATAAATGAAAAAGAAAAACTATTTATCCAGCTATCTTGTAGTGATCTAACCTATGTAGAAATCGCGGATAAGATGTGCCTTAGCCCCAGAACAATTGATGGTTACCGGGAATCCATATTTCAAAAAATGGAAGTCAAGAGTAGAGTTGGTATGATTATCAAAGCTATTCAGTTTAAAATCGTAGATATCTGA
- a CDS encoding helix-turn-helix domain-containing protein, with protein sequence MVTKLGEYFKLKSVNKADIARKAKLTSPRLTELSNNPTAKLRADELYLIALAMDVSPCELLEFVCGDLKVKPQS encoded by the coding sequence ATGGTAACAAAACTCGGAGAATATTTCAAATTGAAGTCAGTGAATAAGGCTGATATTGCAAGAAAAGCAAAGTTGACAAGTCCGAGATTGACAGAATTATCCAATAATCCAACGGCGAAATTGCGAGCAGATGAACTTTACTTAATTGCCCTGGCGATGGATGTGTCACCTTGCGAACTTTTGGAATTCGTATGTGGAGATTTAAAAGTGAAGCCTCAATCCTAA
- a CDS encoding transposase domain-containing protein, whose translation MTAAMYSFMATCKKNGVDEQRWLTDVFERIQSHKHKDLYQLLPNNWEKFRNLEN comes from the coding sequence ATGACAGCAGCTATGTATTCCTTTATGGCAACATGCAAAAAGAATGGTGTTGATGAGCAACGCTGGCTGACAGATGTGTTTGAAAGAATACAATCCCATAAACATAAAGATCTTTATCAACTGCTACCAAACAACTGGGAGAAGTTCAGAAATCTCGAAAATTAA